The DNA region GCACCGGGTAGCTGAACAGCCCCATGGTGATCGCCTGGTCGGCATCGTTGCCTTCGGCCACATTGGCATCCACCGCAGCTTTGTAGGCGTGGGCCCGGTTCATCAGCCCCTTGGCGGTCATGCAGTTGAGGACCCAGCAAAGCTCCATGATTTCGGGAATATCGGACTGTCGGTAGAAAGTGACCCTGTCGGTATCCAGCCCACAGGCCAGCCAGGTCGCCGCCACCTGCAATGAGGACTCATGCACCCGCTGCGGGTCCCGGGTTTTGATGATGGCGTGGTAGTCGGCCATGAAGTAGTAAGCGCTGATACCCGGATTCAGGCTGTCCTGAATCGCCGGTTTGATGGCGCCAACGTAGTTACCCAGGTGCGGAGTGCCCGAGGTAGTGATACCGGTGAGGGTGCGAATTGTGCTCATAGTGCCCTTGTAACGGCCGTCGGGCGGCCACTGATCAGATGGTTGGCGCACGATTATAGAAGAGTCGGGGGGCAAGGTTAAGGGCGAAGCGGGCCTGTGAGCCCACGGGGGTAGGTATTTATCCCTATCGGGGCCGTAGTATTACGAATAGGTCAATGCGGCCAAGCCCCCTACACTGTACGCAGTTAAGTGACTCGCTTGACTCCTAATTGGTACATCCTGTGCCCCGACCACTCCTCATTCTGGTCGGGGCTTTTTTTTGCCTACAGGACGTAGGTAGATCTCGTGAGTCAGGATGACGGTAGCGATCCGTGGGTAACGCCAGGTAGATCGCGTGAGTCAGGATGACGGTAGCGATCAATCGGGAAGCGCTAGCCAGATCCCGAGAGTCAGGATGACGGTAGCGATCAATCGGGAGGCGCTAGCCAGATCCCGAGAGTCAGGATGACGGCAGCGGTCCAGGGATGCCCGGTCCCATGGCCTCCACCCCTTCCCCGCTTCAGGCAGCAACGCCCGGCTTATTGATCTCCGGGCAGTGGTAAGTGGTTTTGACGACGCCGTCGTTGACCGATTCCAGGTGAATATCAAACCCCCAGAGGTTGTGCAGGTGTCGCAGCATCTCCCGGGTGCTGCCCCCCAGTGGCCGGTTGTTGTGCTGGGTATGGCGCAGGGTCAACGAGCGGTCCCCTTTGATGTTGACGTTGTACACCTGGATATTCGGCTCACGGTTGCCCAGGTTGTACTGTGCAGCCAACGCCTCCCTCACCGCCCGATAGCCGCTTTCATCATGAATCGCCGCCACCTCCAGGGTCGGTTCCGACTCATTGTCGCGAATGGCAAAGAGCTTTAGCTCACGCATAATCCGCGGCGAAAGGAACTGCAGGATAAAGCTTTCATCCTTGAAGTTTTCCATCGCAAAATGCAGCGTATCCAGCCAGTTGGCCCCCGCGATCTCGGGGAACCATTGCCTGTCCTCGGCGGTGGGTTGCTCACAGATACGCCGAATGTCCGCCATCATATTAAAACCGAGGGTATAGGGGTTTATGCCGCTGTAACGGGGGTCGTCAAACCCGGGCTGGAAGATCACATTCGAGTGCGAATGCAAGAACTCCATGATAAATCCATCCGTCACCAGCCCCTCCGAGTGCAAGTGGTGTAGTAACGTGTAGTGCCAGAAAGTGGCCCACCCCTCATTCATCACCTGGGTCTGGCGCTGGGGATAGTAGTACTGGGCCACTTTGCGAACGATGCGCACCAGTTCACGCTGCCAGGTCTCCAGCAGGGGAGCATTCTTCTCGATAAAATAAAGAATGTTCTCTTCCGGCTCGGGCGGAAAACGTGACTCACTGGACTCCGCCACCTTTTCTCCCGCTTTGGGAATCGTATTCCAGAGCTCATTGAGCTGCCGCTGCCGATACTCCTCGCGCTCGGCCTGGCGTGCTTTCTCCTGCTCGGCAGAGATCGGGGCCGGCCGGGTGTAGCGGTTGACCCCGAAGTTCATCAACGCATGGCAGGAGTCCAGAACGCTCTCTACCGCATCAATACCGTAGCGTTCCTCGCAATGGGCAATATAGCTTTTGGCAAACAGCAGGTAATCAATGATCGATTCCGCATCGGTCCAGGTTCTGAACAGGTAGTTCCCCTTAAAAAAGGAGTTATGTCCATAGCAAGCGTGGGCAATCACCAGTGCCTGCATGGGCATGGTGTTCTCTTCCATCAGGTAGGCAATACAGGGGCTGGAGTTAATGACGATTTCATAGGCCAGTCCCATTCGTCCACGCTGATAGTTTTGCTGCGTACTGAGAAACTGTTTCCCAAACGACCAGTGGCTATACATCAACGGCATTCCCGTTGACGAGTAGGCGTCCATCATCTGCTCCGAGCTGATCACCTCAATCTGGTTGGGGTAGGTATCGAGCCGATATAGCGCCGCCACCCGGGCAATCTCCTTGTCGTAGCGCTCGATCAGCTCAAAGGTCCACTCCGACCCCTCTGATATGGGCTTTCTGTCACTCATGCCTGTTTCCTCTCGAAAAGACGCCGGAACACAGGATAGATATCCGCAGCCGATTTTATCTGCTGCATGGCGAAGCTATCATGGTTGTCCTCCTGGATCGTTTCATACTCCCGCCACAGGTTTTGGTGGTTACGGTCTGTTATCTCGACATAGGCAAAATACTGAACCAGGGGCAGCAGGTGGGTGGTGAGTATCTTGCTACACACCGATGAGTCCCCCTCCCAGTTATCGCCATCGGATGCCTGCGCCACATACACATTCCAGTCGGCGGTAGGATACCGCTGCTGTATCACCTTGTAGCAGAGCTCCAGGGCGCTGGATACGATGGTGCCTCCGGTTTCCCGCGAGTAGAAAAAATCGTTTTCATCCACCTCCTTGGCCGAGGTGTGATGGCGGATAAATACCACCTCTATCTGCTTGTAGTTCCTTTGCAGAAAGAGGTAGAGGAGCAAGAAAAAGCGCTTGGCCATGTCCTTGATTTCCTGGGTCATCGACCCCGAGACATCCATAAGGCACAGCATCACTGCCTTGGTACTCGGCTGCGGAACCCGCACAAAGTTATTGAATTTGAGATCAAACTCATCAATGAATGGTAGCCGTTTTAGCTTCAGGTTGAGCGCTTTGATCTGCTCTTTTAACTCAATAATCCTGCTCTCGTTACGCTCACCGGCGGAGAGCTCGAGCTGACGAAGCTCTCTCTTTAGCGCCCGAATCTCTCTCCGCTCCTTGCCGGAGAGCGCGATTCTTCGGGCATGGGCACTTCGAAGGGAGCGAACAATATTCAGCTTTTCCGGTGATCCCTTGTTGGAAAATCCAGCCTGGCGGAGGCTGAAGGCGCTGGCATCCTTGAGCTGTTTCTTAACCAGAAAGGGCAGCTCAAGGTCTTCGAATACGAACTCGAGGAACTCCTCCTGGCTGATGTGGAAGGTAAAATCATCCAGCCCTTCGCCATCGTTGCTGGCTTCACCACTTCCTCCACCGCCCCCTGCGCCACCACCCAGCGGCCGCTTGATACGGTCACCGGACAAGAACTCCTTGTTACCCGGATGAACCGTGGTGACATCGCCACCCTGGCCGTGGTGGAAGATAGGCTCCGATATATCCTTGCGGGGGATAGTAATATCGCTACCGCTTTTGACATCCGTAATACTGCGCTGGGTAACCGCGCCAGAGACCGCCTTCTTGATGTGCTTTTTATAGCGCTCAAGGAACCTCTGCCGATTCACCGTACTTTTGTTCTTGGCATTCAACCGGCGGTCGATAATATGGCTCATGGATAATCCCCCGAATGACTACTGAGACTTCCTCACTCGAATATACCATTCGGATAACAGGCGAACCTGTTTCTCGGTATAACCCCGCTGCGTCATGCGCTTGACGAACTCCGCATGCTTGCTTTGATCATCCGCAGAGGCTTTTGCATTGAAGGAGATGACCGGCAACAGATCCTCTGTATTTGAGAACATCTTTTTCTCGATCACGGTTCGCATCTTTTCGTAGCTCAGCCAGCTGGGATTTTTGCCATTGTTGTTAGCCCGGGCCCTCAGCACAAAGTTGACGATTTCGTTACGGAAATCTTTGGGATTAGCGATGCTGGCGGGCTTTTCGATCTTCTCAAGCTCATCGTTGATAGCCGCCCGGTTAAGAATGTCACCGGTTTCAGGATCCCTGTACTCCTGGTCCTGTATCCAGAAATCGGCATAGGTGATGTAGCGGTCGAAAATGTTCTGTCCATACTCTGAGTAGGACTCGAGGTAGGCGGTCTGTATCTCTTTGCCCAGGAACTCGATGTACTTGGGTGCCAGGAACTCTTTGATGAATCGCAGGTAGCGGTCATGTACCTCCTGGGGGTATTGCTGCTGCTCTATCTGCTGTTCCAGGACGTACAGCAGGTGGACCGGGTTAGCCGCCACCTCGGCAGGATCAAAGTTGAACACCTTCGAAAGAATCTTGAAGGCAAAGCGGGTGGACAAGCCCTCCATACCCTCATCCACACCTGCCGTATCCTTGTACTCCTGCAGCGACTTGGCATTAGGATCGGTATCCTTGAGGTTTTGGCCATCGTAGACGCGCATCTTCGAGAATACGTTGGAGTTTTCCGGCTCCTTAATGCGCGACAGCACCGAGAACTGAGCCAGCATCCGCAGGGTATCCGGCGCACAGGGGGCCTTGTTCAGGGAGCTGTTTTGCAACAGCTTTTCGTAGATATGTACCTCTTCGGTCACCCTTGTG from Aestuariirhabdus litorea includes:
- a CDS encoding YeaH/YhbH family protein, which translates into the protein MSHIIDRRLNAKNKSTVNRQRFLERYKKHIKKAVSGAVTQRSITDVKSGSDITIPRKDISEPIFHHGQGGDVTTVHPGNKEFLSGDRIKRPLGGGAGGGGGSGEASNDGEGLDDFTFHISQEEFLEFVFEDLELPFLVKKQLKDASAFSLRQAGFSNKGSPEKLNIVRSLRSAHARRIALSGKERREIRALKRELRQLELSAGERNESRIIELKEQIKALNLKLKRLPFIDEFDLKFNNFVRVPQPSTKAVMLCLMDVSGSMTQEIKDMAKRFFLLLYLFLQRNYKQIEVVFIRHHTSAKEVDENDFFYSRETGGTIVSSALELCYKVIQQRYPTADWNVYVAQASDGDNWEGDSSVCSKILTTHLLPLVQYFAYVEITDRNHQNLWREYETIQEDNHDSFAMQQIKSAADIYPVFRRLFERKQA
- a CDS encoding SpoVR family protein yields the protein MSDRKPISEGSEWTFELIERYDKEIARVAALYRLDTYPNQIEVISSEQMMDAYSSTGMPLMYSHWSFGKQFLSTQQNYQRGRMGLAYEIVINSSPCIAYLMEENTMPMQALVIAHACYGHNSFFKGNYLFRTWTDAESIIDYLLFAKSYIAHCEERYGIDAVESVLDSCHALMNFGVNRYTRPAPISAEQEKARQAEREEYRQRQLNELWNTIPKAGEKVAESSESRFPPEPEENILYFIEKNAPLLETWQRELVRIVRKVAQYYYPQRQTQVMNEGWATFWHYTLLHHLHSEGLVTDGFIMEFLHSHSNVIFQPGFDDPRYSGINPYTLGFNMMADIRRICEQPTAEDRQWFPEIAGANWLDTLHFAMENFKDESFILQFLSPRIMRELKLFAIRDNESEPTLEVAAIHDESGYRAVREALAAQYNLGNREPNIQVYNVNIKGDRSLTLRHTQHNNRPLGGSTREMLRHLHNLWGFDIHLESVNDGVVKTTYHCPEINKPGVAA